From Theropithecus gelada isolate Dixy chromosome 5, Tgel_1.0, whole genome shotgun sequence:
GTTCTGTCTATTTAAAGTATGTGTTCTATGATTAAATGACTCACATAGTATTTCAGATGTTTGgcttaaattttctaaaatacattttttgttaacAAACTAGAAGGAGTAACTGCATGTTTTAACAGCAAGAAAAATTACTTTGTGCACAATGTTACTTTTCTTGATAAATAGCCACTGGTTGTAatcaggatttattttattttaaattcactaTCAGGTTTGGCAAATACGTGTAGACCTACATTTATTAAATCATGATGGAAATATTATTGATGCTGCCAGCATTGCTGCAATCGTGGCTTTATGTCACTTCCGAAGACCTGATGTCTCTGTCCAAGGAGATGAAGTAACACTGGTAAGCTCTTATGTGAACCAGGATCCTTGATACGAATGAATGAGGAGGGTCCTAAATGTTCAGGAAACTTGTTTTTAGTGAAGTTATGTTGTAGATGGCAATTGGGTAGGTTCTAAAAATTTGTTCATAAGACTAAAACTGCATATGGTCAAAATCGCCCTTGAAATCTCTTAACAGTTCCTCTATTGAAACATTTGTCAGTAAGAACATACCGTAGCGTGGATGACTATTTTGGATTGAGCATTAGATGAAGTGTTTGACTTATGTTTAAGGGCCATatgtgtgaaaaataaatgaatctcagCACAGTGAGATGCTTACCCTGCAAGAGGTATGCAATAGCTGAAAAGCACTGAGGAATCAACAGATTCATATTTGTCTCCAGGACGTTTGTTCATTAGGCAAAGAGCTGATGAAAGTCCATCAGAAATACccggagggcttgttaaaacatatTGCTAGACTCTACTCCCAAAGTGAAACAGGGCTACGACTTAAGAATTTGTACTTCTAACTTTGAGTTCTTAGGTAATACTGATGTTGCTGGTCCAGGGAGCACATTTTGAAAACCATTgacctacattttctttatcttttgttctGAGTATGccagttttaatttatataaattacatgCTAGAATAATGAAAGTGCACCGTAGTTGTAGTTTGAATCCTGAAGTTGCAAAAGGACACATCAGATGCACAGATTTTCTAAACAATGATTCATAATTTTGCTTTTGGGCAGTAGACTGGAGCAGAACCGTTAAAAAGTGAGAAGTAGGGACAAAGGTTTATTAACAGTAGAGGTAATATTCTTTTAGAGGAGAGAGTTTATATAAGGAagtgaaaaaaaagtagaaagcgATTACTACATTGAAAGATCAATTAAAGAATACTGTGGTGttattgctagtgggaatgtaaaatggtacagccatgtTGGAAAAGTTTGGCAGCTTTCTTAAGTTTTAAGTGTAGACAACAttctatattcagaaaaataacattagaaggaaatactcttttttttttttttttttttttttttgagacagggtctcactgtgttgtccaggctggggtgcagtggcgtggtctcggctcactgtaccctctgcctcttgaacttaagcaatcctcccacctcagtctcttgagtagcggggactacaggtgtgtgccacccgcttgactaatttttgtgttttttgtagagatatggtttcaccaaattgcccaggctggtcttgaactcctgggctcaagtgattctcccacctcggcctcccaaagtgttgggattacaggcatgagccaccatggccagctgaAAATACTCCTCTCTTATATGTACATCTTTTAGCAGATTTgaccttgtaattttttttttttttttgagacaagagtttcactcttgttgcccaggctggagtacaatgatgtgatctcagcccactgcaacatctgcctcccgggttcaagcgattttcctgcctcagcctcccaagtagctggaactacaggcatgcacaaccacgcctggctaattttgtatttttagtagagacagggtttctccgtgttggtcaggctggtctcgaagtccccACCTCGCCTGCatcggccttccgaagtgctgggattacagatgtgagccaccgcccccggccgaCTTTATAATATTAAGACAAATTGCAATGgcttaaaattggaaaaaaaaaaattctagcaatTCCATGCCTAAGAATCTACAGGAGGAATAAGAGCTTATTGTGTTCGGAGACTTGAATGCAAATATTCATAGCATCATGTATTAGccagaaactggaaacaattcgAATGTCCAGCTGGtgagtagataaataaaatgtcatatatacaaataatgaaatactgtTCAGTAATGAAAAGAACTGAGCTAGTGACAAATGCTGCAAGGTGCATGAAGCATGCTGAgttgaaagaagccaggcacaaaacattacaattttttttttccatttatatagaaTGCTCAGAAAGTCAGATTTACAGAGACAGAAATAAGATAGATCAGTGGTTCCTTGAGGCTAGGGTGGGAGTACACCAGACTCCTATGGACTACAGACAGATTCAAAGGAATTTTGGGAAGTAATGGAAATGTTAAAAAACTAGATTGTGGTGATGAGTCCATAAATATATCCATAACTATACATTTActaaaaattgaatcatatacTTAAAATGAGTgggttttggctgggcgcggtggctcacacctgtaatgccagcactttgagtgggcgaggcaggtggatcacctgaggtcgggagtttaagactagcctgacccaatgtggagaaaccccgtctctactaaaaatgcaaaagtagcctggcatggtggcacatgcctgtaatcccagctactcgggaggctgagacacgagaatcgcttgaacccggaaggggcaggttgtggtgagctgagattgtaccactgcactccagcctgggcaacaaacttcgtctcaaaaaaaaagtggattttatgggatgtaaattatatgtatgtcggtaaatttttgaaaaagatttttgaaaaagttGTACAGTTTACATGAGTGGCAAAATCAAACaggtaattattaatataaaagaaGTTATTTGGGTAGTCAAAGGAATAAAggaacttcatttttattttagtatttgatGTGCAGgatgatttttttgtatgttcatAACTTAGTGActataattattaaacattttcttttgaaacagtaTACACCTGAAGAGCGTGATCCTGTACCATTAAGTATCCACCACATGCCCATTTGTGtcagttttgcctttttccagCAAGGGTAAGCCTCACCTTGTTATGGGCCAAAATTACAAATGCAGCTAGGAATTTTATTCTACTCAAGTATGTCATGTTAATATTAAATACTTCCCTTAATATTAAAACACCTTatagttcctttctttctttgtaaggGCATTAGTTGGCAAAGAGCTTTCTCAATAGAAGTAACAAAACTCTTATACTATGATGAAGATACttctcaacatttttcttttcatggcatACTTACAAACTTAGGAGTTTACTATGGCATGGTAGTGTTTTATGTTTCCTAAGGATGTACAGGGGTTAAGAGAATTATATGCTGGGCTCTAATTTGGGAAAGTGGGATGACAATTACTGTGGGTTATTGGAAGACAGGGGACTTTGGAGCATATTAGATGGAGTAGTTCTAGGACTCAGTTACAAGAGGGGATGGTTCAcaaactggaggaaaaaaatttaatgttcttCAGGTTTCCAGTGTTTACTTAACTGCTAAATCCTGTGGCTGAAAACTTGGAGTTTTTCAGGTCCATTTAATGGCACTTTCAAATGAAAACTTGAGCCTTAAATTCCTTTAGAAACAagggaagataaaaatatttcacacagTGTTGTGTACAAGGACTAGAGAAAAACTTTCAAGTTTTAGTGATTGTAAGTGTAGAGTTTCATCAGAGGAAAATGGGCCAGCATTGTccagtagaaataaaatgtgaaccatatatataattttcttattttccttttttttttttttttttttttgagatgaggtctggctttgttgcccaagctggagtatagcAGTGCGATTtttgctcactacaacctctgctttctgggctcaagcaattcttcagcctcagccttctgagtagttgagactacaggcgtgcaccaccatgcctagctaatttttgtgttttttgtgaaAAAGAGGTTTTGccgtattgcccagactggtctggaactcctgagctcaaaagtGATCtgactacctcagcctcccaaaatgctggattacagggatgagccaccatgcctggctgtttctttttctttttctttttttctttattttaagacaagatctccctctgtcacccaggcttgagtgcagtggcgagatcgtggcttattgcagcctcaacctctcaggctcaagtgattctcctgcctcagactcctgagtagctgggaccacaggtgcacaccatgcccagcttatttattttttgtagagatgggatttcactgtgttgcgcAGGATGGTCtgaagctcctgggctcaagtgatccgcccatgtccacttcccgaagtgctgggattataggcttgagccaccatgtgcagtctttgttactttttaatttttttttttaatttttttgcgacagggtctcactgtcacccaggctggagtgcagtggtgtgatcatagctcactgcagcctcccaacttctgaactcaagtgatcctcccgcctcagccttccaagtagctgggactataggtgtgtggcatacccagctaattaaaaaataattttttttttgtagagacagggtctcaccttgttgcccaggctggtcccaaacccatgagctcaagtgatcctgcagtcttgacctcccaaagtgctgggcttacaagcatgagccatcatgcctggcctcatatgtgtaatttaaaatttttaatgtgactacttatattttaagtacttatatttttagtagtcacattaaaaaggtaaaattaatttttatatattttaatgaatatattttcattttaatgaaataaaatgaaataatcagtATTTTAGTAATTAGTCACGAGATAGTCtacattcttttatttccactaagtctacattcttttatttccacTAAGTCTCTGAAATCCAATATTTTACATACTCTGATTACATTTCAAGGACTCAGTAACCACAGGTGACTATTGATGAGTGTACCGGACAGTGCAGAAAtagacagtattttttttcatgAGCCATTAGCAGAACACAGTAGAACTTTGGAGTATAGGACATTAGGGCAACTTTAGGGTTAGCCAAATTAACATTATCTAAGTTTTTATTAATGAGCCAGAAGTCATTTAATCAAAGAGATAGCATTATGTTTAGATGATCATTTAAGTAAATCCAATCTGAATTTAATGTGATTTCATTATAATAACTAGAGATATCCACTTAGCATTCATTTGTGTTCATAAACACAATAATTTTCTTGTCTCTTTCCCCATTTCAGTGACCCAAATCCATAGGCTCAGACCTTTATTCTTTGTTGACTTTATTGATGtcgtcttttaaaaattcattaccCAAGAAATGGTAAGCATTCGGTCTCAGATTTGTTCAGGTCCATTTAACATTCGTTTCAGAACATATTTATTGGTGGATCCCAATGAACGAGAAGAACGTGTGATGGATGGCTTGCTGGTGATTGCCATGAACAAACATCGAGAGATTTGTACTATCCAGTCCAGTGGTGGGATAATGCTACTAAAAGATCAAGTTAGTGCTTTGATTAATGTCCCATTAAGAATAGGTTGCTTCTCTTTAGatgctttttttgtcttttaacaaaAATCCAATGGGGATACTTCCAGTGATTGATTCTACGATGTGTTAGAATGTGGTTTCAGTACTGTCACTATTAAATACTTTCTGTTGACTGGTGGCTATGAGGTATCCTCCTCCTTCCTACCTTGGTGCTCCCATGTCTGGCCTGCTAGAGTCTGACCCTTCCATCTAGAAGCAGGGTCTAGTGAAGAAAAAGATTTAtatccctattaaaaaaaaaagtggccaggcatggtggctcacgcctgtaatcccagcactttgggaggccgtggctggtggatcacttgaggtcaggagttcaagaccagcctggccaacatggtgaaacccatctctactaaaaatacaaaattagctgggcgtggtggttggcacatgcctgtaatcccagctatttgggaggctgaggcaggagaatctcttgaatatgggaggcagaggttgcagtgagctgagatcgtgccattgtactccagtctgagcaacaagagcCAAATTCcatctgaaaatataaatgaataaataaataaatattagccgagcttggtgatgcatgcctgtggtcccggccacttgggaggctgaggtgggaagattgcttgagcccaagaggtggaggttgagtgagctgagatcgtgccactgcattccagcctgggctacagaataagaccctgtctcaagagcaaataaaagtttttaaacatcCAATAGTAGAAATTATGTAaaaaggtagttttatttttaggatttGGGTACAATTGGCAGTAGTTCTGAAACCCAGCTACGTATCAGATTCACATGGGAGCTTTTAGAAAATAGATCTCCATATAGCATACAGTGTAGGTGATTAAAAGCTGCTTTAGTTTGAATTCTAGTTCTGTCCCCGTACTAGCTGATCTTGGGCAAATGATTTTATATCTTTGGGTCtcactttctttatctgtaaaatagggaatGATGTTATTGCCAACACCTTGTTGTTATAAGGATATAAAGATAGATATATTGCACAGTGTCTAGCATATACTAAGTGtgcaataaatgttagtttctggtatcatcatcatcatctttaccAGCATCACAAGTACTACCCAGATTAGTCACAAAGAAAGGAAGTTAGTGCATCCTGGAGCATATGTGTCTGTGGTTTCTTCCATGGTATTAGTATTTATACTGTTGTGTAAGAAAGTTTTTGTGTCTGTTCCCATAATGTGATAGTCCTTCACATATCTTAAAACAACTTTCACTTCTTGCCTTAATCTGTGTTTATATTGTATTCATGTTTGGAAAAGCCAGGCTTAAATTTATAAAggtagaaaaattaatttcatggTTTTAGTTTCGTTAGAGAAAACCATTTGGTTTACTGTCTTTAAACAACATAATTCACTTTTATAAATAGGTTTTGAGATGCAGTAAAATCGCTGGTGTGAAAGTAGCAGAAATTACAGAGCTAATATTGAAAGCTTTGGAGAATGACCAAAAAGTAAGGTAAGTAACTTTTCCAGAACTAAAtggtcttttattttcattttttaaatatttactttttttttttagtataggcAAACTTTATTATGCATGAACTTGATTTCACAAAGTTAGAATGGCAATTTCACTTAAAATTAACTCATTAAAAAGTGTAAATACCATGGTATAGATATGTTATCCAAAACTCCGAAAGGTAGTGAAACTGGTAACAGATATTGCTACTCATCTTTGGACAGACACAATAAAAGTATTAATGAAACTGGTTTCCAGACAAGTGTGTGTCACTTGCTGCTGTGCCTTAGGGAGGAGAGGATGTTATAACACAAGCATTATTGATGCAGTGACTCGTGGATAGTTGCTCCTTATTAACACTGCTAAAATTAGGATCACAGTTTTTACTTTGTGTGGGAGCTGGTGATTCTTGTTTTATGAGGATATCTTTCAGGGTGTTGGCATCAAACCCACTTACTGCAAAATGCATCACAGATGGGAATTTAACGCTGGGTCAAGTCCAGAATTCCAAAACAATGAAGAGGAAAGACCCACCTAAGAGCAAGAGGTCTTCATTGCTCCAGGCCCCAAGACACAACACAGGGAACAGGAAGTGGCCCTAAATGgtcttttaatgtattttttctcttaaggATTTTCCTTGAACAAGGGCAACCATATAAATTTCACACTTGATCTTTCCTTATTTGTTAATCGCAATTGAGTGTACTACTTAGTGTGTTTTTAGAAAGTTGATTGGACTTACTATATTTTCTGCAATTTAAATATAACCTATATTGAAAAATCAtgtaagatttttgtttgttttttgagatggagtctcactctgtcacctaggcataGTGCAtttgtgcaatctcggctcactgcagcatctgcctcatggcttcaagtgattctcctgcctcagcctcccaaatagctgagattacagatgcataccaccatgcccggctaatttttgtatttttagtagggatggggtttcgccatgttggtcaggccagtctcaaactcctgacctcagatgatccacccacctgggcctcccaaaatattaggattacaggtatgaaccaccacacctggagacataagatttttctttaacagttaACATTTTCTTAGGATAAAAATAATCTAGTAACTCAAATTAATGTAAGGAAACAGGTTGATTCCCATCTCTACTTCTTACTGTGCTATCTTAAGCAAGATATATAACCCAGCATTTCAGTGTCCTCTTCTATAATATGGGATATTAACACTACCTGGTAGGGCTGATTTGAGGGTTAGAGAATAGTGTATTTTAAGCACCTAGCACATGGTCTGGCACATGGTTTAATAAATGATTATGCTATTGGCTCTTGTTAGGCATAATAAATTGGTGAGGTTAAGTTAGATAAACTAACtctctttcaatatttttcatccaccaaaggataaaataatagttttttttcccttcctgtcTTCTGTCTAATCTGTTACCTTCCTCCCGCTTCCTTCCCACCAAAAAACCCCCCACATACAGGAAAGAAGGTGGAAAGTTTGGTTTTGCAGAGTCTATAGCAAATCAAAGGATCACagcatttaaaatggaaaaggccCCTATTGATACCTCGGATgtagaagaaaaagcagaagaaatcaTTGCTGAAGCAGAACCTCCTTCAGAAGTGTATCTTTATTTGGTGGTTTTTGCAGTAACAAGATTCATAACACTTGGCATTATAATATTAGGCTATATGAAGGATGTGTATACTGAAATTAGTTTTTGTAAACACTGTACTTTGTTagagaaaacacttaaaatacaaGATAGTGATGTGAGTCATATTCTGTTGATGGTATAACATTCAGCTTCCCTTCAGTTATCCTGGAAAAACCAGATTGTGTTTTAAGGACCAATTTAATTTAGTACTGTAACTAAAATGTTGAAGCTGTCTCTTCACATTTCTTATTATTAATTGCATCCATAAAATCTTGCCtgagttattttttcttcttcattgttcAGCCATCCATAGTGTAGctatattaagttttttttttccctaggaaCTTTGAGGCACACTTGAATCAATCTTACAAGAAGAAAACTTTCATTCTCATCTTTTTCAACAGTCCATCAAATAGCAATATTTTTGTTACTCAGTTTTCTTAACTTGTTAAGTGTTTCTACACCTGTGCTGTGGACTCCTGGAACTGCCCAAATTGGAGAGGGAGTAGAAAACTCCTGGGGTGATCTTGAAGACTCTGAGAAGGAAGATGATGAAGGCGGTGGTGATGAAGCTATCATTCTTGATAGTATAAAAATGGACACTGGAGTAGAAGTCTCTGATATTGGAAGCCAAGGTAGGTGACACTTTGTGGCACACTTAtcactatatattacatatatatagtattacCGTATAGTTATATATACAATAATGcataaaatgtgtatattaatttatattatcactatatatagtaatatatagcATATCAGCTATATAGAGATGTATATTAGATAAATAACATACAGGATACTATATATAGAGAATATAGATATATAGTTAAATATAGGGATATAAGTATTGCATTTTTAGAGGGGCTAAATATTGTGATTTAAATTTCAACTAAATTATCGTGGCTAACTGCAGTACTAATACTACTTTCTAAAAGAATATGCATATCTTTGTAGAGTAGTGGTACACTTTGGCATAAAATGATAgtgacatttttaattaaaaaaaaattttttttgtaacgTATTTGGGTGGGTTTTAAGGGAATGAGTTTCTGGAAGATCTTATTCCTCCGTGCTGTCTTTTTTTGTGGTTTCTAGACTGAAACAAAAAGCCCATCCTTTATCAGAACATGTAATACTGTCTAAATAAAACTTTCTGGGATAG
This genomic window contains:
- the EXOSC9 gene encoding exosome complex component RRP45 isoform X2 codes for the protein MKETPLSNCERRFLLRAIEEKKRLDGRQTYDYRNIRISFGTDYGCCIVELGKTRVLGQVSCELVSPKLNRATEGILFFNLELSQMAAPAFEPGRQSDLLVKLNRLLERCLRNSKCIDTESLCVVAGEKVWQIRVDLHLLNHDGNIIDAASIAAIVALCHFRRPDVSVQGDEVTLYTPEERDPVPLSIHHMPICVSFAFFQQGTYLLVDPNEREERVMDGLLVIAMNKHREICTIQSSGGIMLLKDQVLRCSKIAGVKVAEITELILKALENDQKVRKEGGKFGFAESIANQRITAFKMEKAPIDTSDVEEKAEEIIAEAEPPSEVVSTPVLWTPGTAQIGEGVENSWGDLEDSEKEDDEGGGDEAIILDSIKMDTGVEVSDIGSQDAPIILSDSEEEEMIILEPDKNPKKIRTQTTSAKQEKAPSKKPVKRRKKKRAAN
- the EXOSC9 gene encoding exosome complex component RRP45 isoform X1 — its product is MKETPLSNCERRFLLRAIEEKKRLDGRQTYDYRNIRISFGTDYGCCIVELGKTRVLGQVSCELVSPKLNRATEGILFFNLELSQMAAPAFEPGRQSDLLVKLNRLLERCLRNSKCIDTESLCVVAGEKVWQIRVDLHLLNHDGNIIDAASIAAIVALCHFRRPDVSVQGDEVTLYTPEERDPVPLSIHHMPICVSFAFFQQGTYLLVDPNEREERVMDGLLVIAMNKHREICTIQSSGGIMLLKDQVLRCSKIAGVKVAEITELILKALENDQKVRKEGGKFGFAESIANQRITAFKMEKAPIDTSDVEEKAEEIIAEAEPPSEVVSTPVLWTPGTAQIGEGVENSWGDLEDSEKEDDEGGGDEAIILDSIKMDTGVEVSDIGSQEMVFHHVGQAGLKLLTSDAPIILSDSEEEEMIILEPDKNPKKIRTQTTSAKQEKAPSKKPVKRRKKKRAAN
- the EXOSC9 gene encoding exosome complex component RRP45 isoform X3, which gives rise to MKETPLSNCERRFLLRAIEEKKRLDGRQTYDYRNIRISFGTDYGCCIVELGKTRVLGQVSCELVSPKLNRATEGILFFNLELSQMAAPAFEPGRQSDLLVKLNRLLERCLRNSKCIDTESLCVVAGEKVWQIRVDLHLLNHDGNIIDAASIAAIVALCHFRRPDVSVQGDEVTLYTPEERDPVPLSIHHMPICVSFAFFQQGTYLLVDPNEREERVMDGLLVIAMNKHREICTIQSSGGIMLLKDQVLRCSKIAGVKVAEITELILKALENDQKVRKEGGKFGFAESIANQRITAFKMEKAPIDTSDVEEKAEEIIAEAEPPSEVVSTPVLWTPGTAQIGEGVENSWGDLEDSEKEDDEGGGDEAIILDSIKMDTGVEVSDIGSQVYSSNSE